CTTAATTTCACAGATTTCGCCGGCGGTCTAATTATTTACAATGTACGTATGTTACTCTGTCCCCGTCACAATttcaatgagggattctagaggccaaaataacaaaaagttattaacatctaaagttccacccgtactgaattttttttctcgaaagtggataggatttcgaaggtatgtgtaatgaccaaaaatgatcgtaatggacccctgcagccgaaaataatttttccagaacgatttgaaattttttaatttgatgttttaataactttttaacgaagcctccatcaagaaattggtattcttgattttcgtcttatttcggcctctagaatcttctgttaaaatttttcccgggggtggccgagcaccctgtattttTCGCTCGTCGGCGCGGAGCGTTATCAAAAAATTCAGCAGACACATTTCTCGAATATCGCGGCAAGAAATTCCACGAGGTACGCCAAAATTCCCTAGGGGCACTCGGGTCAACAGGAAGTCAAGGCCACGCGGTCAATTGCCCCGCGATCCGTCGCCGTTATAAATAGATACGAGCGGCCGGTATCTACGCATCTATTTGCACGCATGCTGTAAAATCCGAATCAGAGTTATTCCGACCGAGGTATACGGTTCTGCTTTTCCGTACATTTTCCGTGCCGCATCGAAATCCCTCCATCGACCAATGAAACGCGTGACAAACGCATCGATCGTTAAATCCCATAACGCTTGCTATCGATATACCACCCCACAGCGTGCGAGGAAATTTTAACGAGAAACACACAGTCGTTCGAACACTCGTCTACGATTAAAAACGAATTATAGATGCTAcacgaataattaataaaagaataaaaaggGAACGACCCATTATTTCGTGATTTATAGATCCGCTATTTATAGATCCATGCGGTCGAACCTCGCGAAACCATCAAACGTGTCGTAGAAGAACGTCAAAATACCCAGGAAACGTTACAGGATTTTTCTTGGGTTCCCAATGGGGTGTCATTATGCAGCAGAGGATCAATACGTACAGTAAAGCAGTAGGTATGCTGCTTCGAGCAATTGCAGCGTCATAATTAGAGCAAACGTCAGGAATGAAAGGAATGCTATGAATTTGACGTGGTAATAGTTTCGGCGGATGCCTAATTTGTACTGTATATCGGGATTGTGAAAATATTGAATACGTTGCTCGATTGCTGAAGCTATTAGAACGATTCCCTGATTATTTCGACTATTTTGGATAGGTCTCACGAAATGCAAGGCGAAACGTGGTCTACGCTCTCCTAGGCTCGGTGTTCGAACTAATCCGTAGTTAATGTTGACGCGTGTCGATTTAATGCCCTTTCAATTTTCACCCCTGTAACGTCCACCCCAAATATATGTTTGCGAGAAACCTGCAGCGCAATTTGCCCGACGATTCCCAAACAGATGTCCGGATTTCGAAATCCTTTGCAAAAGTTGCGTAACGCGTTGCGGAAAATCTTAAGAACGTGATCGTAAGGTCTTGCGCTCTGAAAAATGCAACTAACGAAGAGGGCCAATTATTTGCCCAAACAAACCAGAACCTTTGATCCTTAACAGTGACACGATGCTACGAGAAAATATCAGATTTGTAACAATGTGGGGATTGTACGGAAGAAAACAGTTCCTATCGAACAAGAAGAGCACTTATTGATCCGGTTGGTTGTGGATGTACCGAGTATGGCTTATAAATGTCATCCGTCGCGAAAACTATAACCGATGCCAATTTACTCCCTTTGACGTAGAATTATTATGCAAAGCCAAGTATCATCGAGTACTTGGATGAAACGATTATTTTATATTCTCAGAAACGATAGATGACAAGGCTCCTGGAGTAAattgataaaaaaatattattctatgCGATTGAAGCCTTCGCATGCAAAACGTGATTCCGTAGAATAAAATATCTCGCTACGGGATTACTTTAAACGTTTACAGACTCTTTTGTTCGCGATCTTAATTTTTCCGTTCGCTTGTCCAACGTTACCTTCGCGTACAACGACACGGTGGAAGTACTTTTCGGTAGCGTCGCGGTTTCAATGCGATTCGTTGAAAGGTACAGTTCCGCGGACAAATTCAGGGGGAATAACCCTGTGCCACCCTATACCGGCGGAATATATAATCTCGGGGTCATTGCCCGAACGATCTTTGGGGGTTCCACCATGCCCGGAACGAGGGTGAGGTGCCTCGGAATACTGGGCTGATATCGACCACTTTCCCCAAAAGCTGAAACGCGAAGACGAAATTAAACATCTACCTCTGTTTCATTCATAAATATCTAAAATGCTAACCTACATGAGAGAACccggtggaaaaaaaaaatgaatcgtTCGCAAATAGAAATATCGACTGCCGAGACGTTCCCTTGCGTCGAATACAAAATTACCTCGCCCGGAATAGCAAGACGTCGTTTTACATTCGCGAACACACCCATGGACCAAACGACAGTAcgcaaattattattttaaacgtaAAACTTAGCACGTTCCTGAATAAAATTACTGCATACGGGTCGGAAACGACCCGAGTACAGGGTTCCAGTATCGTTTCGTCCAGGAGCGTAGGTATCTACGTCGCCGATTCATTAATGACAATTCGATCTCGTTTCTGCTAATTTATCGGCCGGCGATCGCGTCTGTTTCGCGCGGTAATCCAGTACGTCGTGCGTGACCTCGTCGAAGGGAAGTCTTCATCTAGCAGGTCCCTGCCCACGAATCCTACGATCTTAAGATTAATCGATGCAGGTCCATCGATCGGGGGGTTGGGACTGTCTGCAGCAACGCGACGCCGAGTGGACGTAGTATAAGGACAAGGTTCGATCCTTTTCGGACGCTACGAAACGTCcgaaggaggaggaggaggacttTGAGGAGTGTCTTCTGGGTAGGAGGGAGAGTAGGATAAGGGTTGTTCGACGGGTGGCCATGCCTTTTGGGGCAGTGGCCCTTGCCGCGATGCCTCCGAGGGTGAGAAGGGGCAGACGAGGACCTACGCGTTATTGAGCGGGCATTTCCCACAAAGCGCAGACGAGGGCAACCACCCCGTAGTGCTGCGGCGCGCAGAGTTCTCTACTCTCCTTCCTCTCCCTCTCTCACCCTCTCGCCGCCATCCTACCTTTTCCTCCCTTCAAGTCCGATCTCTCTCTATCTCTGCATCTCCCTGCCCTCCTCCCTCCCCCTCTCCTTTATCTTTTTCTGTCGCCTTCTTTTTCCGCGTTTCCCTCTTCCTCCCAGCCTCCTCTTGTCCTTTCAGCATCCCTTTCCTCGCGCACGCACatacataaatatatacatatatatatatatatatatgtatatatatatatgtgcacGCGTATATAGTTCTCACTCTTGTTCTATCAAACGGCGAGGACTCGATCCGTCCTCGGTTTTCCTGCGAAATTTCACAACGCCGACGTTTTCGAGTTCAGCGAGCGCGCGTCAAAACTCGTTGGGAACGCGACGTTCAACCTTCGAGGAAGAGGTAAAAAGAATAGCACGAGGGAGCAGCCGGAACATCACGGATCCTCGTGACGGTTTCTCCCTTTCCTTTACGATTCGACGGCCAGCCTTCGGTTCTCTGCCCCTGCCCACGTTTTTCCAGCAATTACGCAAGGGAGAGCTTACTCGCCGGCAACTCCTGAAACGTAAACAGCAAATGAGACGGGACGAGACAATGCCGCGAGGCAACGGTCGAAATTGATATCCCCCGACGGTTTATCGAACTTGGGAACAACCATTACGAGATCCGACTGCACCCATCTCGCGTCCCAATTTTTCTTCCGCGCGAATAGATTCATCCGGGTCACCCTGTACCCTCCTTACATCATTTCGGGGTCATCCTCTTTCCTCGCGAAGTCGTATTTTTGTGTCTTGAAACATCCCGCACAGGGAAAAATCTCCGTTTCCGTCGTGAAAATACCGGGCTTCGCTTGTTCCGTTGTCGGTCGcttcatttttttttcgcttACGCGTGCTTTCCTACGGCCAAACCCTTCCGTCTATCTGCAACATTCACAAACGAATATTCTGTTACAATATTTTACTATACTTTCGTTCCCGCGACGTACTGAATCatcattaacactagatttacggacattgatcgcacatttttttattgatAACTtttatgttgacgattaccttaaaatacgatttttcttttaattagaatgtatattcatgccattgcatcgatcaaattcaacatatgttgttaaaaaataatatttacgcgttccgcAATTTTAGTGTTAACAAAATTTCTGACTAAAGTTACAAAAGTATAGCAAATGTACTCTATCGCAAATGTACCATCGACTGTGAAAGGTAAttgttttgtaaaatttttgCACATCTTTGAGAAGAGCCATCGCGAATTATCTGCAACATCGATGGTCCAACTTACGAACAGACATCTGTTATACTTCATGCTATACGAATTGATCCAAAATAAAATAATCAGGAACTTTGGTTGAATTTCTGTTGTGCACTGTCTGTAGAAATATTCAATCCTTTCTATgagattttaataaataataaaaagttaaataaatcatgagaaaaattatttattgcatCTTTTATCGTGTTTTTCGGAGCCAGTGAAAATTGGCAAGTACTAGCCCCCGTGAAAACATAAGGGAAAGAGAAATGGATGTATCGATCTCACCCCTAGGGACTTAGTGGGATTAGGACATCACGGCAGCCACCCACGACGAGGCATGAAGCGCCATGCAGTAGCGGAAGAAGAAGCACGTAGCCCTTAGCAACGTGCTATCGTGGAAAATCTGTATCTACTGTTCCGTGGGTTTCCAGAAAATTGAAACGAAAAAAATAATTAGATAGGTCTTTAACGCATACTATAATAAAGACGAGAATCGTAATAGTACATAGGTCTTTCTTTAAACATTTGCAAACGCCTTACGGTAAACGCTTATAATCGTCTACGAATCTTTCTCTGCTGCGTTAGATTTTATTATTGAAGATGGAATGAGAGTTAAATGAAATTTTACGTATATTTAAGAGTGATATCGATTTGAGAGTAAAGGAAAAAGAATCATCCAATGGCGCAACGCATCCTGTTTCCGCATACCACGTATCCTCAACTGTTAGGTCCTTATTTGTATAATAATCAACAGGATTCTGCTGTTaatcaaatattattattataagatTAATAAAATCGCGACTGCCCGGTGTCAGATCTCGTCATATCTGCCGCCTGCTCGGGTCCACCTCGAACTCTCTTGTCGAACACCAGACAAGTGAAGTTGACTGTCCAGTTTTCACGGCGCCATCGTTGGCGGTGAATATGAATTACCGAGATGCTTCTctctgagaaaaaaaaaacagagaaaCGATATTAGAAAAGTTTGTAAATTACCCTTTCGCATAAGACTTCGTTCGCGGATTTAATTCCTTATTGTTTGTGTACTTAACAGTCCATGGTCTTCTATTGCTATTTCCGAAGGTCATCTTTCTGGATTTAGAACTCCACAGCCACCTTTCCATATGTGGTTAGCATGGCGCCCTATGATTCGTCCGTTTCATAATTGAATTTTGTAATGATTGTCGACTGTACGTTGACCTATCTGTCCTGTTTCGCGATAGTCCGATCACAATTGTACGATAACATTATCACCGATGTCCAATCCTTTTTTCCTTGCACCACGATGTTCGTCGAATTGACTTTTCATATAGGTGTAATTAGTCGAGGTGAAGTTTCATTCGGAAATTTTTGCAAGTTCCGAGTTCGTCTGTAAACAAAGCAGGAAATTTTGTAGATTTTCGTGGCCACGTTGACCACGTTTCTGTTTGGAAAGTGTTGTTTACTGttgaatattatttagtttggtATGTTTCTTCGATTCCTTGATGAAGTACCCTTAGGTACACCGTTTGCTTTCATGCAAAGTCAGTCCTACCACtcctaatatatatttttatgaaaaaaaatcgTTCTCGTCTCGTTTTGGGGAACATATTTGTACAATTCCTCGTTTAACACATTGCCTGCGTTGAGTATTTGCACACTTACGTGTGTTTCGTCAAAAGCGCGAAATGTAAAGATGGAAGAGGACATATTGGAAGCTAATCAAGATAAATCGAACGAAAAAAGACCTCAATTTGGCAACAGAATACTATCTAAGTATACCAACGTATTTCAACACAATGCGTGGTAGAAATCATTTCTTACTTAATATTTACCAATACAATTGCTATACTAACAGGTTATAAAACCATAACctataaacttttattttaagTCGAATTGtcatttaacattttttttacGACTATTATTTAAAGGGACAATGTTACATGGGATGAAGAACAGCAGAAATTAGCTCAACAAAAAGTAAACCAAAATTCGATAGTGACGTTTCCAGATGAAAAAATCTGGGAATATGAACATGAAGCTAATAAATATTGGGATAAATTTTATGGAATACATGAGAACAAGTATACTGATAAACTATATTAGTAAAGTACTACACAATTAGTTTTATACAAAATGTCCATCCACAAAGGTTTGTTTTCAATGTTGCAGATTTTTCAAGGATAGGCACTGGCTATTTACTGAATTTCCAGAGCTAGCCATGGCTACTgtaaaacaaaatattaaacAGCCTCTGAGATCTGTGTCCAAGGATAAAGATGGAAATAGCACAGAAACTCATATTAAAATTCTTGATCTACCCAGTTGTAATGGGAGTAAAATTTTGGAGATTGGCTGTggggtaggaaacacagtgtttcCAATACTTTTGTACAACACAGATCCAAATTTATTTGTATATTGTTCTGACTTTTCCACAAAAGCAATAGACATACTAACACAGAATCCTTCGTACGATACATCCAGGTGTAAGGCATTTGTTCTAGATGCAACGCAAGAAGAATGGGAAACACCTTTTGAACCTGAAAGTCTGGACATTGTAGTACTCATATTTGTTCTTTCAGCTATAAATCCTAACAAGTATACATCTCCTtcgattaaatatataaaattgtatagttgaaatttatgaaatttatgAATCATATTCTATTTACAGAATGAAACACGTTATACAACAGgtatacaaatatttaaaacCAGGTGGATTGGTTTTATTTAGGGATTACGGAAGATACGATTTAGCCCAACTAAGATTCAAACAGGGCAGTTGTCTTGCAGAAAATTTTTATGCTCGAGGGGATGGAACCAgagtatatttttttacacagggTATATTTAATTAACTTTTCATATTTGTATTACCGAATTTGTTGAATTTTAAATCTTGAATGCCatgtatttatttgtagaaGAAGTTAAGACACTGTTTACAAGTTGCTGCTTTGTGGAAGAACAAAATTTAGTAGACAAGAGGCTACAAGTTAATAGAGGGAAACAGCTTAAAATGTATAGAGTATGGATTCAaggaaaatatagaaaataaattaaacatgTTATTTACCCTAATTATACTGCATTCATTTCTAATATTATTTCCCTATACTCGTGCGAACAGTTCCGAAATTATAAacgataattatttatattattaaacgACAAATTATATTAAGTTTTATTTTTCACTCGTAAACATTTAtgcaaaattgaaatttcattGTACTattgatccaaagaagaaacgtTTAacattgcaatttttaatttccaaATGTAAAAGTGATATAAGTCATTTGGTAACATAGAAGTACTCAAGATGTCATCGCATTATTTAGAATGATTTATGATCTAGAATAATTtatcgttttaaaaataaagaGAAGTTCTTATTGGCAACCCTGCTATACTGTTTAGCGTGTAAACATGGCGGTGACCGTGATCGTTCTTGTTTAAAGCGAAATAAGTCATTTTTATCATTTAACACGCAATCTTTTAACTGTAAGTCAATAAAAGATAGAACAAAATGGGAAATGCTGACACAAAGTTAAACTTTCGGAAAGCGGTCGTTCAACTGACATCAAAAACACaagtaaaaattattgtttATTATCTCGTTCAGCAACATATGATTCGGTTGACGTTTGACGTTTGACGTTTGAAATACATACAAATTTGTATTATTACTAAAATGACTTTTTTATTCGGATTAATGATAAAACGTTTTCTTTTTTGTAAATTTCATTTAGTTGGACGCATTACGCGATTTGACGAATACGTTTTGATACTTTGTAATTTAGGTTAACCTTTTTACTGCTGAATTAATCAGTGGTAAGAGAAACCTCGATGCTAAAttaatttgacaattttttttttaatt
This genomic window from Colletes latitarsis isolate SP2378_abdomen chromosome 8, iyColLati1, whole genome shotgun sequence contains:
- the Mettl2 gene encoding methyltransferase-like protein isoform X2: MRGRNHFLLNIYQYNCYTNRDNVTWDEEQQKLAQQKVNQNSIVTFPDEKIWEYEHEANKYWDKFYGIHENKFFKDRHWLFTEFPELAMATVKQNIKQPLRSVSKDKDGNSTETHIKILDLPSCNGSKILEIGCGVGNTVFPILLYNTDPNLFVYCSDFSTKAIDILTQNPSYDTSRCKAFVLDATQEEWETPFEPESLDIVVLIFVLSAINPNKMKHVIQQVYKYLKPGGLVLFRDYGRYDLAQLRFKQGSCLAENFYARGDGTRVYFFTQEEVKTLFTSCCFVEEQNLVDKRLQVNRGKQLKMYRVWIQGKYRK
- the Mettl2 gene encoding methyltransferase-like protein isoform X1, with product MEEDILEANQDKSNEKRPQFGNRILSKYTNVFQHNAWDNVTWDEEQQKLAQQKVNQNSIVTFPDEKIWEYEHEANKYWDKFYGIHENKFFKDRHWLFTEFPELAMATVKQNIKQPLRSVSKDKDGNSTETHIKILDLPSCNGSKILEIGCGVGNTVFPILLYNTDPNLFVYCSDFSTKAIDILTQNPSYDTSRCKAFVLDATQEEWETPFEPESLDIVVLIFVLSAINPNKMKHVIQQVYKYLKPGGLVLFRDYGRYDLAQLRFKQGSCLAENFYARGDGTRVYFFTQEEVKTLFTSCCFVEEQNLVDKRLQVNRGKQLKMYRVWIQGKYRK